The sequence below is a genomic window from Sparus aurata chromosome 6, fSpaAur1.1, whole genome shotgun sequence.
AAGGTAAAAACAACCTCAGATTTAATGAGCCAAACGTTTTTGCTTATTTTCCACAGACAAATGTGTAattgatgtttgtttatttatttatttatttatttacttacttacttacttacttacttacttacttacttactatgTTACTGTGTGATGTCTGCAGCTCGCTGAACTGAAGGACGAGCTGCAGCCCCTCGTACAGATGGTCAAGGACGGAAAGATCCCACCAGGAAAGGTGAGTGCATTTAGTTTCATTTCCAGCTGTGAATTTGTCATCAGACTTTGAATTTAAAGCAgctatatgtatttatttatatacatttatttatttatgataacaaaaacaatgtgactgtgaaggaggTCACACGTGTAATGGACCTAAAGAGAAATATCTGAATCTGAAGCTCCCTGAGACTTCAAAGAGCTTTAAATTGAATTTCAGCGCCTGGTTTAGCTCTCCCTTCCACAACTTTCCCTCTCACAGCTCTCGTGGTTTGTCTTTGGCTGCAGCAGGCAGTTGGTTTctgtgggggggaaaaaaaacatacttatGATACCTGTTTAGCACTAAACTGCAGACAGGCAGAGTTGGAGGCCACCTGCTGAACATAATGACataagactttattgatccctcacCGGGGAAATTTGTGCGTTACAGCAGATTACAGATTGAGTCAGAAATAAGAAAATTGAAAcgtgataaaaacaaaagaaacatcgACTACATAATAGAAGTATAATAAAATACTACTGttgataaaaatacaaaataataaagacTGTGTACACTATTCACTTTTCACATACAAATATGAGGTGGACAGTTTGCACAGGATAACTGCATGTGAAATCGTATTACACACATAATACTACATATAGATCATGTGTAGTACTATACTAAACAACAGTATATAAAAATAGATAATGTGTAATGGAACACATAGCAGCTTAAAAGCCAGACATTCCCACAGTAGTTGGTTGAGacttaaaacagagaaaaaaggatTGATAATGTAGGTGAATTATCAGGCAGCTACAAGCACAACTCttgatgaatgaaaatgttgctATGAAATTAttggatgtgtaaataagcaactgTTTGCTAGCAagtttgtcattttaatgtaaagGTTGATGGATTTTCAATATTGGCTTTGCTGCCCCCTGATGGCCAAatgttatttttgcatatttaaagattttaaagaaGCATTCGTCTTTTTAGTGTTAAGAAAACAGACCGTGGACAAggagactcttcatttacttgTGCGGCAGTTTTAATCATTCTTGTTCACTGAACAGAGACAAATCTTTGATTAAATATGTCAGAGGGTTTTAAGCAAATcgcaacattttgtgtttttaccaaGCCATCACTGAATTCATTCTGACTTCTCAATCAGTCTTGGATCATCAGTAGCTCAGCAGAATTGTATTTATTACAATCTACATCTTGTGTGTAATCAAAGCTAAATTATAGTTCCCAAAAGCTGTAAAACGTTGGGTATACGAGGGTTTGCTCTTGAAAACTACTATGCGCATTATTAGGTTGTTAATATAGtataatacatacatttatatcaATCATTAAATTATTTGGTGGAATCTAATGGCTATTCTTATATTTATAAATGATCAGTGTTTTCCTCTCTAGCTGTAGAGAACATAAGTGAGAAACATGGTGCTGTGTTGTAAGCTTGTGGTTTGGATATGGGATGTCATGTACATAGAAGTACGTGAATCTGAATGACTTTCATTTGGTTTTCCAAAGGGTGCCGACTACCTCAagacaaaacagcagctttATCTCAAGTAAGTTGTCCTTAAATTGTAATTAGATATTACATATATCCTGTTAGTCCTCCATTGAATGACTGATGATTCTTTACTGCTGCAGTTACTGCACGAACATCAGTTTCTATATGGTGCTTAAAGCAAAACGGATCCCAGCTCACAGCCACCCTGTGATTGAAAGACTACTCACCTACAGAAATGTAAGTCCACACCTCGACATTAACACCTGCTGCCAGTTGGACACCGAATGTGCTTTGTTTGCTGTAAACTCTTTTATTTCAGACAACTTTCTGAAGTGTGCCTCTGTTAATACCTCTACAGTTTGACAACGGCAGCAATAACTGTAAACATCAGTTATAATCCTATGTGTTACTGACTCTTCAATACCTGCCTGCAGCTCATCAATGAACTTGATGCAGTGGATGCTCGACTTGCACCACAGTATCGTAAGCTACTAGCTggtgaggaggaaggaaaagccGGCAGCAAAACGGCAGCGGGCAAGAAGACCAGAGTCGCCAGCAAGAAGGAAAAGgtgagggagggatggagggagggatggatagatggatagagatagatagatagatagatagatagatagatagatagatagatagatagatagaggaTTTTCTTTCAGAACTGTAGGGCATCCTCAGTCTTAAGCTGATGTTTAATATGCAACTCGAATGGTAACAAGTGAACATTTGTTTGCAGGATCCTGGAGCAGCTGTGCCTGAGGTTGAGGAGGACTCTGACCTGGATGACGAAGCAGCTCTGCATTTCTACAAACAGATGGAGGAGCGGTTGAAGCTGAAGAGAAAGGGCAACGAGCCAGAGCCTGAAGAGTAAGAACAATTTGAGTCTTCGAAAGGGAGTTGGGACATAATCGACTGGGGCATCTGATCAACTGTCAATTTGTTGCAGGTTGGGAGAAAATGtcgagcaggaggaggaagagcctGATGAAGATGCTAAGAGAGGAATCACGTACCAGGTACTGAGTTACAACCACTTGCATGCTGAAATATTAGTGATTACGGTCAGAGTTAACTGAAATGGTCCGATATTGAACAGCATGAGGATAGACATATGCCTAGATGGATATATTGTTTTTGGGTGTAAGTGTAAGATATACTGCAGAGTGTCAACGTCAATGCTCAAATAACCTGGAATTTAGAGCTGCAGTAAGTAATTGATTCGTTGTCAAATATCAAATTAATCGGCAAATAATTAGCCTAGCCGCGCCTTAATGATAATCTTATACTAGTTTCACTCGTATCGATTGTTAACATTTAATCTCAGCATCAAGTCTTGCTTGGAAAGAAAAATATCTAAAGGGTTGAAATGTATACTTGCCATGTTTTTATACTCTGTGTAAATCACAAATCGTATCCGTCATGTAATATAACAATATGGACTACAGTAGAAGTTCAGTTGTTTCAAAGTTTTTGCATCACTGTAGCACACGTgtctatttttttaatcactgtgGTCTCTCAACCCTTTGGCATTGAGAATTAAGCAATATTTCTAgacacatctttaaaaaatgtatgttcccaatacatgtacatatatggTTCCCCTCTCATTGATGTAATGGGCTCTCTCcccattaaataaaaaacacaacatgtgatTCTATCCATGTCATATTTGAGCACTTGTTCTAATTATGTCCCTCCACTAATTCCACAGATGGCCAAGAACAAGGGGCTGACaccaaagaggaagaaaattgACCGCAATCCCAGAGTTAAGAACAAAGAGAAGTTCCGACGTGCCAAAATCCGCAGAAAGGGCCAGGTTTGTATTTCACACGCTGATGAGAATATTCTTACAAGTATTTCTTTCTCGAGAATTGTCTGTAGGCACATCAGATGGAATGAAGAGCTTATGTCAACACTAATACTGTGCTTCATATTCACCAGGTCCGCGAGGTTCGTCGGGAGGAGACGAGATACAGCGGAGAGATGTCCGGTATTCGTGCTGGTGTCAAGAAGAGCGTCAAACTTAAGTAACCAGGAGAGAATCCAACATAAGTTGCTGAGTGGAACCACGGGATTGAAGAAACACCAATGGACTGTACTTGTTGTTTATTATGGGTGACTCTTGTAGTAAAGTACATCACTGAATAATTGAACTGTCATTCATTGTTGTAGAAAAGAcatcaaaatgtatttctgtgcgaataaacattttacaaactttCTATAACTTGTAAATCGTCCCCGTACAGAGACAGCAGTTAAAAGCTTAGAGGCTCATTTTTAAAGCATGCTGAAAAGAAGAGGGAAGGCAAGATGTGTTTATAGCTACTTCTAATGTTATGGAACCATACAACATATACAGTGACTTGTCAGCAAGTATGAATTAAAGTCGAGCTCAAGATCTGGAaagcacagacacaaaaactTAGAACTGCGGCACTGCCCCAAACATGCATCGTGGGTGATCACGGTCAACCTCCTTGTCGCGTTATGAACTTGTTGTGTGCTGATGTCAGGTTGTTCACTATCCTGTCCTCGATCTCCACATCgttcttctcatcctcctctgtgaGGATCAGCTCGACCTGAGTCTCTGGAGTCACCACCATCACGTAACCCCGTCTAGAGTCCAGCACGTTGGCCACGACCGCCTGGTGCCTGTAGGTCTCCAGAGCCCGCCGAGCCTTGTCCAGTAGGATGGTTGCATCTGTCTCTAGCTTAAAGGATATGACAAAGGCCTGAGGTGCCCAGTCCTTCACCAGGGGGGACAATATCTTAGGGACCATGTTCATGCTGAGCTGtaagggaggggggggaaaagGTGAATTAAATTAAAGGCTATTTAGAATTTACTTTACTGTAGAAGTTTTCTGACCTCTCTGTCATCTGTTTTGCAATGATTTCCCCCATAAAAGGGGAACTTGGCATTTAGATTGGAAGTCTGGAATACCGAATCGGAAATATCAACGCTGACTTGCAATGGATTGCAGCATTACATCAGAATTTTAATGTGTCACTCACTTGAAGAGGTCCATTGGAAGACTGGATTTTGTGTTCAGGCATCTCGGACGCTGGGATGTAGAAATCAGACACAGCTGCAGCCAAGTAAAACATGGCCTTGGATCCTAGAAACAGAATAAAACCAAGTTATGAACAGCATAAGATAAGAGCCATGGCTATAACCTGACTTGTTAAGTTGTACCTATTGTGCTGAGCGCCTGTGCTGCTGCTTTGAGCAAATGCAGATACTCTGACAGGGTGTTGAACTCAATTGGCAGAAGGAGTCTGCTTTCTTTCACTTCCTGGTATCGCTTCAGCACTTTAGCGATGTTCGGAAGCACCTGCTGGTTAACCACCACTTCAGAGTTACTGGATGCTCCATCGTCACTTGTGAACTTCAGGGCGTCCAGCATGTTCATGGTGGAGAACATGCGTGTGTAGGGGTAGAGGGAGCGATGCCTGTGCAGGAAGATGACGGCATAGCCGGACTCTATGAAATACTCTGCTGAGGAGGCTCCCCGTCTGCCGCTGCTGAAGTTGTCAAGGAAGCGCACAGTGCGGGACTCGAGGGGAACTTTGGTGCCTCCTGATGTGATGAGAACCACCCTGCGACCTGCTGTAGCATGATGCACAGCAAAGGCAGTCATCTTCTCCTTCACCTCCCCAACATGGGAGGGAACAGCAAATTCTTCAGCTAACTTCCCATCAATGGAAGATATTCTGGGTTCAGCCATAGCCTGATAaaggagagtgagaggagaggggagtcAGTGTAGCAGAATAGTGATGGACGAGGACAGTCAAACATCAGACCTGTGGTTAAAAAGGGGATGTTGGTTTGGCCGGCCTGTTTAACCTGATGATAATAATGTGGGATATTTGGTAGAAATCTGACACTGCTGCCTGCAAACCAAACATTTAAGGTTataatgtttattgttaaactgtaaaatgtcctgCCTCTGTTACAGTTTGCACACCAAGCTAAAACTAGCACAGTCTAATTCACGGTTTTATGGACATTTTGCATTTCTTGAGGATGTAGTTTTGGCGATAAGATAAGGTTGATAAGATGAGACTGAATTTGTATTTCTTGGtaaatagaataataataaacctaaaaaatgcaacacaaaaaatacaaaaaaaaagtgtcaataCAAATGAACACAATGCCAGTGATTCTGGAAAAAGTAAGGATCTCTGGCAGGCAAACTCTGCGACCTCCTATTAATCTCTTCTTAAAATTCATTTTAGTAGTATAGTTTTTAATTAACTGTTCGTCTTTATTgtggtttttaatttttttagctTGTTCATGTCATAATTTTTGGGTTTAATTGCGTTTTtactgtaaagcactttgtaagtTATTTCTTAAAGGTgctatgtaaataaataaatatatatattataaagctATGTAGAGCTGGTTTACATTATACTGAGGtcttattttttatattgtttggCTTATTGCAGATATATCGCTATCAGTGTACGTGTtgtccagtttgtttgtttttagacaatgatgtatttttagacaaagtttatttaatgtttgacaaccacatttttgttttttttattggaaaatATGTGTCGTTATCAACCAACGTATCGATATCACAATTTCTACTCCCAATATCTGTACTGGCATcagccacaaaaaaaatcaaatgtcagTCTCAATTGACCTCTTAGTATAAGACAATACAATTCAGCAGTAAAAGCACATTGAGAAAACACTTagaacaacaactgaacattgCAGATCAGATTTGAAATAACAGTATGTCTGTAGACTTGACATGATCTCATGAATCATTACAGTAATGTCATATCAATACCATGAAGTAATAATGATTCAGTGTTGTCCTGTAATGTTCATTACAGTTCATTAACCCTAACTCCAGTACAGCCAAGAAGCTGTTTACTGTAcctgtcaaacaaacaaacaaatccataAATACAGGCTACCTAAATCTAACTAAAGTTAACAGGTGAACCTTGACTTTCACTTGGCTAATGGAAGTCTGTTTGCTGATTGACTAAATGAAATTAATTCTCTTTAGATCATTTTGCCAAGGACAAAATAAAGTGACCATGTGTAACATGACAGGGCAGGAGGACAAGACAGGTGAGTCGTCTCCTGCACTCACTATTTGACAATACCATCAActaaacaaaatcaaatcttgtttttatcttaataataaaagacaaATCTGCAAAATGCCCTACTTTATGCTCGGAGGTTGTTTTCAGTCCGGAGCAGCTTCACAACAACTTCTGCACTTCCTGAAAGCACCGAGCTTCACTCGTTGGTCTTTAATCAGACACACGGAAACCCGACAGCGCCTCCTGTGGACGTGCACGGTACTACATCAACCACAATCATCTGTCAGTGACGCCTCAGTCAGTTTCTCACTTTCATATGAGGTTTAAGACTTTATGAAACATGAGCGTGTTCACCCTCCATGAGGGCGAAGGGGAAATTTGACTTAAAGGGGATCTTTGAGACTGGACTGTCCCACTGACTCAGCAAAAGTCGTGACAGAAGACACGCATTTTTGATTGCGTGCTGCTCGAAGGATCTTCTCCGTCGTCTCCTTTTTCCAGTTTACACTCGAATTAAAAGCTAATTTGGGTGCTCCATTTGACATCATCACTTCTGGTGAGTTTCATACGGTTTTATATTTTCTTAGACAAGACAGTTAAGTTTATCAGGATCTCCCATCCACAGAGATTCATATAACACACAGTAATGAAAttcagtgtttcacttgattgtttattcagtggcTTTAAGATCTGAATTTTTATTCAGACGCTTTATCACATATCCAATAAATAATGcgcacatttcatttgacttttattgcacaTCCATATATGCATCCATAGTTCAATATTCCTAACTAATTTGAATAGTGAATACATAACTATGCTAATTAAGAATACGGTTTATTATTATAGCCTAGACCACGCCAGTTGTATAGTAAAATCGCAAAATGGTTCTAGGATCTTAAGTTCTTTTAACTGAGTGACACCCTGCATGTGTAAAGCGTCAATCTGCCCACCAGTGCTGACattattgtaaaaaataaattattgatttgaaaCTTTTGGAGAGAGATTATCTACAAGCTGATCTAAAATGTAGCTTACCTGTACCTGTAGGTTCATgttacacacacagcaagtgTGCACATAATCAAAGGTACACTATGTAGATTTAGGACAGAAATTTtagtcagaagagaaagattttcatTGCCCGATTTTAGACCTAAACAAGTTAAATCAACAAACTCTCATTGTTTTCTTGACTGGatgaactaaataaacaaagtgaccttaaaggaaaacacaatttcatgatctttctctttgtttataAGCttttctgggaccttattttcctctgagaacagcttgtttattcagccatggaaaaaaaaacaacacaatatttctgagtttgtattattacctcattgttATTGTAActgttaaaattctgagtttgaatttcttctccaaacttACACAGTACCCCTTTCAACTAGCAATGATACAAACACGAAATGAGCATGAAGCATGACATGaaacatacatttgaaaataaaacaatgtagACAGTTATAAACATGTATAATACAAGTACATCCAGAGAGAATGTACCTGTACAGAGGATTATTTGGAAATGTCGGCGTGCTTGATTTTCTTAACCTTTTTTAACCTCACAAGATCTCAAATAATCGACGTATGTCTGTATAGAAACTTTAATTCTTAACATTTCAGGATTTAATAACAGCACTTCCTTTGATGAACCCACAAGAGGCGCTGTTGCCCTGCTGATCACAACCCATCAGCGCGGCTGCTTTGTCTGATGCAAATTAGATTGTGTTGATTAACCTAGTTACCTCAAAAGTTGTCGATGTATACAGTGTGTTAACATTTATAGAAACGCATTGACTCTTTTGCTGGGACATCATCTCTTTGATGAATTAATTAGGCCTGTGGGTTGGTTCAGGAAATCCAAAGACCACCTGGAGTCCTGCTGTCAGTTCAAGAGTCCGTCTGTGTTTCTAACtggaaattttaaaaaaagaatggtCAAAAGAATGGTACAATATCAATGTGATGCAGAACAGCAACTATCCTTTTGTAGAATAATTAAAATTACATGCAGCCTATAGATTATAGGCCtgcagaataataataataataaaaaaaagattcattaacttgtaaaaatgtaaaacagcaaAGAGCTGGCTGGGATTTTATATTCGACTACACAAAATActatactttttttctttttttttttctttccactgaAGAAGCTATCTTTGCTGACATTGTGTTATGTAGGCTACGTACAAATGGAGGCTTGCACCCTTTGTGTGAACTGAAATGACCTACAGTTATTAGTCGCGCCATAATCTAATCTCAAGCGTCACAGAGACATGTTTCAGCACTTTGTTATAAGAACTCATAAAAAAGTTCAGGTATGTGAACCTATCCTTTGTAGTCACATATTTATTTCTATATCATATGTCATAGTAAGCAATTAACAGGATATAACTCAAGTATACCTCATAATAGCTACATGTCAGGAGGTTGGGAAAGTTATGATAAGTTATGAAAACTCAAAAGACTACTTAGTGGAGGACACTGAGGCCATgtccttggaaaaaaaaagcattctgGGAAATTCAGTAAACTGCACTTAAATAACCTTAGGCGCAGCTTACATTGTGTAATGGTGTGACAGACATGGTGGGATTTAAAAGGGGAATACAAACCCTTTTTTAATACCTACTCTGTTTACATTAGGTCGACACTAggattttaaaacaacatttagacCGACCGTGATGTAGACAGTGAGCTCCGGGATGCACTGTATACTGCTGCTGATGACTAGAACTGAATTAATAAATGATCATATTTAGACACTTATTTCTTAAGGTCTTTTTTCAACAGTGGTCTGCCACTAAAATTATGCAGCAAACTCAAATGTGTAATCgctgtatttgtttgttgtggCGTCAAAAAGACTAACACTTTTTAGTACCTAAAGGTGACTTGTACAcaatataaaattaaaatagGGGCCCAAGGAAATTTTTAGCAGGACCATAACTCCCGGTTACAACCCCTGTCAGCTATGTGCTGTCCATGTCCACTCTTTTCTaccaattattttatttctctttaacaAACACTCCCAAATAATGCATATTTTAATCATGGACCAGAATCTTTTATTGCTCCCTTGTTCTATAATTTCTTGTTGGTGCCACATTAAGATATGGGCACCCTTAATTTGTTGGCTCATTAACTAATGCCAGACCTGTTATCatacattaataaaaacaactttcatCTTGCCAggttgttaaaaaataaataaaaatgaaaccccttttagctctgtgATTAATCCGGAAGACCCTGATGGATGACTTCAACTTCTTGAAACACGAATAGCACATTCGgaccaaaaaacatttattatcgTATTTATATTGACATGCTATAACTTCATGTTTGAAGGCTTATCAGAAAGTGTATGAACCCCATTAATAGATTATCATAATGTATAAGTACAATATTACCAAACAGAACCTCAGTCTGCAGCCAAAAAGTTTTCTCTTATCAAAAGGAAAGGTCACCCTAtaattaaaattcagtcattactaCCATTCCGATGGAAAGTTGAGTGAAGTTTTGTCGTCCACAAAATATTCCACAAACTTCTCAGCAAAGCAGTGTCGAAGCATTCTTGTATTAtttagttttctatttttattcacAGGATTGTAGCACATAGATCAAGAAGTTGTGATGACCTCAGTTCTTTAaagattaaaataattaataactgaATTTCAGACACACCAGTGTGACCAATGAAAGGGTTTATATCGGGAGAGCTGgacaagggtgtaaataatgtcttttcaaaatcAATATGGGATGTAGAGGCATTTGGAGACTGATTTTACACTGGAGCAGCTGTgaggagccattttatgtttagtttttgggtttcaaaaaaaaaataaaaattaaaggtgcactatgtagatttGGGGAAGATATTTTCataagaagagaaagatgttAATAGAGTGATTTTATATGCTTGAACAAACTTTCCTAATTTTCATGTCTGACCTTTAtggacaacacagtttaaatgtgtttcactttgtttgtattcggcagaccctgccacctttctagcttcactCAGTATTCTggtgaccttattttcctccgagaacaTCTTATTTACTCGgatatggaaaagataaatagtTCTGAATTCGTATCATTACCACATTAATATTTAAGGCATTAAAATTCTGAGCCTgagtttcttttccaaaaaactgcacagtgcccctttaaaacaaGCCCCCATCTACTTGGAGAGTGCTGCCACGTTGTTTGaatgtgaagcttcagaaacgTTTCGTGGACTGTGAAACCTCTCTtcactttccatcagcatgggggcgAGTAGACTACGagtgatttttcatttttaaggtTGAACTGTTCTTTTAATGGCTTTCTAACTAAAGCATTAGTAAATGATTTATTACCCCTGAAGCCGTtgattaaaacttaaaaaccacTTCTCAGACAGTGGTGCACATCTGGACTATCCTCTACTTTTTGTTCTCTGCTTTTATTCTGTGATTTCACTCATGTCTTTTCGGctctcaggttttttttttcatcattatgCTCTGCTTTAGGCTAGAAGGCACATTGATTGATAATCAGTTTACAATGCCCAGTCAATAAAGCAGTTTTGCTGATCAATTGATTGACAGGCAAGGTTCGTGTGTGGGCGCGCCCGCTGCTGTTTCCACTGCGGGCTTGTGCTTTTGACCGCGCGCTAGTTTCTGTGGCGGAAGGggtggtgagagagagagcgagagagagagagagaaggagagagagagagagagagaaagagagagagagaggagagagagagacagagagagagagagagagagagagagaaagggagagagagagagaaagagaaaggaagagagagagggagagagagagagcgcagaAACACCTTCATGTGCGTCGTCGTTTGTGAAAGTAGTTCCGGGCACTTAACCCAAACGGGGGAGAGTCCCGGATGTTGGCTCGGCCGCCGAGAGAAAGGCGAACGAGAGAAGGCGGAGAGAAGCTGAGGAGGGACGCCACGGCACCGCGGGCACAACACCGGCGAAGCTACGACTACAGAGGCTCTTTGCACTGGACGATAACGTCAAGAGCACGGGACACTCCTGGGGAGCCCCCCGCTAGCcgaagaagaggaggtggaaggaaggagagggggCAGTTACTCTGAAACTACCGTCAGGATTACAGAGAGCCACCGTCACAGCAGCTTTCACCCAGAGTAAGTGAGCTACACGGGCATGGAAGTTGAACTAAGGCCCACGAAATGGACGACTTTAACGGGGAAGTGAGCAACACTGAAGTTCTGGGGATTGAGCCCAGTGAACAGGCCCTGACACACAGCTTTCCGCTCTCTGTGGCGGGGCGTGCGGGGACACCTTTTTTCTCGGGGAGCCAGCCTGTGTTTCTCCTGTGGTCAGTGTTAGTACACCCCGGCCGTGTTGCTGTAACTCTCCCAAGTTGACAGCTCTTGCGTTAGCCTGCTAGCAGCGCCGTGCAACCGGTGACAACTGACAGGGCAACTTTGACAGCTAGCTAGCCAGTTTTGGTAGCCAGCTAACTTTAGCTGTGCGTTGTCGGTGTTTTCTCCCTGGGCCAGCActaggtgtgtgtgcgtgtttttcGTCGCTTTAGGTGG
It includes:
- the utp3 gene encoding something about silencing protein 10, whose amino-acid sequence is MVRAKRAKSLQRPKRTQQYGEDDPDAYKHMPVPDKKSASYTKDQIDEFHDEKIAKLLASGVQIESDVEELDDEEEVMALDDSESEEEEEEAEEEDMESDLEGKNDEDLPNEMAWGAKKKMYYDTDYVTTKGRSREELEAEDQEEEEEAKNIQNRLAANLSEEDYDLNLFQEFAVEEKDESKPVEKEERIVKDLKQMSQKEKMKLLKKESPELLELIQDFKAKLAELKDELQPLVQMVKDGKIPPGKGADYLKTKQQLYLNYCTNISFYMVLKAKRIPAHSHPVIERLLTYRNLINELDAVDARLAPQYRKLLAGEEEGKAGSKTAAGKKTRVASKKEKDPGAAVPEVEEDSDLDDEAALHFYKQMEERLKLKRKGNEPEPEELGENVEQEEEEPDEDAKRGITYQMAKNKGLTPKRKKIDRNPRVKNKEKFRRAKIRRKGQVREVRREETRYSGEMSGIRAGVKKSVKLK
- the ppcs gene encoding phosphopantothenate--cysteine ligase → MAEPRISSIDGKLAEEFAVPSHVGEVKEKMTAFAVHHATAGRRVVLITSGGTKVPLESRTVRFLDNFSSGRRGASSAEYFIESGYAVIFLHRHRSLYPYTRMFSTMNMLDALKFTSDDGASSNSEVVVNQQVLPNIAKVLKRYQEVKESRLLLPIEFNTLSEYLHLLKAAAQALSTIGSKAMFYLAAAVSDFYIPASEMPEHKIQSSNGPLQLSMNMVPKILSPLVKDWAPQAFVISFKLETDATILLDKARRALETYRHQAVVANVLDSRRGYVMVVTPETQVELILTEEDEKNDVEIEDRIVNNLTSAHNKFITRQGG